The genomic stretch GAATAAACTGCTCACCACGCTTTACAAACAGCGTTAATACTTGGCTTTCAACGCCAATGGGGATCACCATCGCCCCCCCTTCTTGTAACTGTGCTAACAAGGCATCGGGGACACGCTCGGCAGCAGCGGTGACAATAATTCCAGCAAATGGTGCTTTATTTTGCCAGCCAAGCCAGCCGTCACCATGTTTCATGGTGACATTATACAAATCAAGTAAGTGTAAGCGTCTTCGCGCTTGCCATTGCAGTGATTTAAGGCGCTCGACACTGCATACTTGCTCAAATAGCTGTGCCAAAACCGCCGTTTGATAGCCCGAGCCGGTGCCAATTTCCAGCACCTTTCCTTGCACCCCAACTTGCAGTAATACTTCCGTCATTTTCGCCACAATATAGGGCTGTGAAATGGTCTGGCCTTGGCCAATGGGCAGAGCGGTGTTCTCGTATGACTTATGCTTTAGCACCTCATCGACAAACAGGTGTCGTGGTGTATTAGCAATGGCATCGAGCACTTGCGGCTCAGACACTCCTTGTTGCTCTAGTAACTCAACCAGTGCTTTGGCACTGCCTTGATAATTGTTTAGCACCTTGCCACCTTTTTAAGATAACCAGCTCGCTACAGCATCAATACTGTCGTGGGCCGTCATATCGACTTTTAAGGGCGTGATCGCCGCATAACCATTGTTCACGGCGTGAAAGTCAGTGCCTTCACCGGCATCGCTTTCATGACCTAAGGTGCCATACCAGTATACACTGCGCCCCCAAGGGTCGACCTGCTCGGTCATGGTGTCGGCTTTATGACGAGCCCCTAGCCGTGTCACTTTCATCCCTTTCAGGTCGTGTACAGGGATGTCAGGCACATTAATATTAATAATTTGATCTTTGGGTAATGGGTGATTGGCCAGTTTTTTAATGATTTCGACGGTCACTTGTGCCGCGGTTTCGTAGTGATTTTCTTGTTTCGAGCACAGCGACACAGCAATAGCAGGCAAACCTAAATGACGACCTTCAGTGGCGGCGGCAACGGTACCAGAATAGAGAGTATCATCGCCTAAGTTAGCGCCATTATTGATACCGGCCACGACTAAGTCGGGCACCTCATCGACCAACTTGCTCACCCCTAAGTGCACACAATCGGTAGGGGTGCCATTCACTGAGATAAAACCATTATCCAAGGTGGTGGCTCTCAGTGGGTTGAGTAAAGTTAAAGAGTGGCTGGCACCACTGCAATTCCGGTCTGGCGCAATCACGGTGACATCCGCAATTTGTGATAATGCCTGATGTAACACCGCTATCCCTTTAGCATGAACACCATCATCATTACTTAATAGAATTTTCATGGTTCACCTCATTGTTAATTATGCTTATATTGTGCCTGATTAGTTTGCTTCTGTGGCGCTTGTGCGCACTTTTTTACTGGCATCGCGGTAATTCACCAGCTCTCGCAGTAACGCGGTGGCAAATGTCCCTTTTGGCAAGGTAAATGACAGCGTCAGTGTGCTGGCGTCAAGCTGCTCTACTCCGAGTTCCTCTGGGATCAAGCGTAAAGCCCGGCGCTCGTTTTTCATGCCAAACTCAGCCACCCCCTGATGCCACTTGGCAAACTCCAGCAGCCACTCTTGCTCTTGGGGTACTAACCCTTTGTCTCCTTTGCCCACCAGCGGAGCCGATAATAAAATATCTTGCTGTAATAAACGCTCAATGAGCTCACAATCAATGTCTGACTCGAAAAAAGCATTGCTACCATTGAGCAAGAAAACTTCTCGGTGCCACGTTTTTGCTAAACCGTGTTCTGCAACCCGACGACTCACAATAGCATTAAAAATATGCGAACGTGCTGCCGACAGCACCAGACCACGGAGTTTTTTGTCGCGAATTTTCTCCCCTGCAAACAAGCGCTCAGCCATCTCAAGATTATGACCATCATGACCAAAACGCTGCTCACCAAAATAGTTCGGCACCCCTTGGCGCACAGCATTAATGCGCGACAAGATATCCAATGGTTCGGAAACCTGGCGCAGCGTAATGGCAAAGCGGTTGCCTTTATGACACCCGGTTCTTAGCTTGCGGTTGTGCCTAATTTGCTGGGCGACTACGATACTGTCGCTATTAAGCTGACTAAAGTCGAGGCTTTTTTTAATCGCCACCGGTACACTGAACCATTGACTGCACACCCCGTGGCGGTCTTTGATCCCGGCGTAACTGACTTCTCTGGGCGCCACCCCGGCAAGGGCGGCTATTTGCTTAGCCACATAGACGGTATTTTCGCCTTTTTTTATCACTTGCAAGCAAACGTGCTCACCTTCCCCGGTAAATGGGATATCCAGCACCTCGTCGACCCGAAAGTCTTCTGCATGGGCTTTAAAGTCGGCGTCAGATTGCGGCTTGCCGTAAAGGTAATTAAGCTCACTCATGATTTAACCAACAGCACCACGGCATGACTGGAAATACCCTCTTTACGACCTTCAAAGCCCAGTTTTTCCGTGGTGGTCGCTTTAACATTGACTTGATTTAACTCGGCCCCACAGTCGGCTGCTAAGTTACTGCGCATGGCATCAATGTGGGGGCGCATTTTTGGTGCTTGCGCCACAATAGTGACGTCGATATTGCCGACTTGGTAACCACGCTCTGCTACTTGGGCCATAACTCGGCGCAGCAAAATACGACTGTCGATGTTTTCAAATTCACTGGCGGTATCGGGAAAGTGCTTGCCAATGTCGCCCAGCGCTAAGGCACCGAGCAACGCATCGCATAAGGCATGAATAGCAACATCGCCGTCTGAATGAGCAATAAAGCCTTGCTCATAGGGGATTTTTTCTCCACAAATGGTTAATGGGCCAACGCCACCAAACTTGTGAACATCAAAGCCGTGGCCGATTCTAATCATCTTGCTTACCTTGTTGTTGAATAATAAACTCGGCCAAAGGTAAATCCTCTGGCGTGGTAATTTTTAAGTTATCTGTACGTGCTGTCACCAGCTGCACAGTCTCTCCGGCCAGCTCCATCGCCGAGGCTTCATCGGTAATATTGGCACCAGCTTGCAAGCCCGACTGCAACGCTTGTAATAGCATATGATAAGGAAACATTTGCGGGGTAAAGGCTTGCCAGAGATCTGCGCGAGGCACGGTTTCGCTCACTAGGTGTGCGCCACGCTTAATGGTGTCTTTCACTTTCGCTGCCAAGATCCCACCTTGCTGCTGCTGCAAACAGGCTAAAATTAGGCGCTCTATATCGGTGAGATCCACCAGCGGCCTTGCGGCATCATGCACCAGCACCCAGTCGGGTTGCTGTGGCGCCAACGCTTGCAGTGCTAACAACACCGAATCAGCGCGCTCTTTGCCACCATCGCAGCAAGCAAAACGCGAGTCGGGAAGAAAAGAGGCATTAAAATAACTGTCTTGCTGCGACACCGCCACCATAAAGTGGTTAATGCAGTCTAGCTGTGCCAGCTTGTCTAAGGTATGTGACAAAATCGGCTTGCCAAGTAAAGGAATATACTGTTTCGGCATCTCTGCCTGCATGCGACTACCCACCCCTGCGGCCGGGACTATCACAGCTAAATTATGGTTTTCTTTCATTGGGTACTTTGGGTAATACACGGATAAAGGTTTCACCGGGTTTAATCATCCCCAGCTCATGGCGGGCACGCTCTTCCACCCCTTCTAGACCAAGCTTAAGATCTTCAATATCCGCTTTTAGTAATTTATTGCGCTTGCTAAGGTTAGCGTTGGTTTCTTGATGCGATTTTACAGCCGACTTGATCCGCGAATAGTCTTCCACGCCATTGTGGCCAAACCAAAGCCGATACTGAATAAATAGCGCCAAGCTCAGCAGCGCTAGCTGAAAAAATCGCATGTTGTAATCCAAACTTCTTGTCTATTAAGTGATGCCAGCAGAGCGGCTTAACTTTGTTTTTTGTACTTGTCGCCAGTTAATTGCACTGGCTAACAGCATTTCTCTCAGTGCCAAGCGCCGCGGTGGTGCTGCTTTAGCATAATGCCAAGTATGGCCACAGCAGGCTGCAACCATCAGTGGCTTGGCTGGCTTCAGCAAGGTCACTTTGCCCTTACCCTCACTGCCACAAGGCTCACCATTGGCATAAAACCAACCATACTGGTTGCAATGCACCTCACCGCTTCCTCGCAGTTGGTCAATGGTATCGAGTCTCACCGAGGTGTTATCATACTGGCTCAGTAATATAGGAACAACCAGCCCCACCTCAGCACGCTGACTAAAAAAGTCTTGGTTTGCTTGCAAGTTGGGCTGTGGTTGCGCTTTTTGTTTTGCTAACCAGCAGCCATTAAAGCCATCGAGCTCAAGCGGCACCTCACCTTGTACGATATGAGTCGCGGCACGCTCGACATAATAAGGCAAACTCTTTAATCGCCGCTGAAGCTGTTGTTGATCACTGAGCTGTGCAAGTTGCGGCAATTCCCGTGCATAGAACACGTTGACTAATTCAGCAAACAGCAATCGTGACGCTTGGTCATGCCAGATTGTATTTTGTTGCTGTTGCAAAACGCCTCCTTTAAGGAAGTCTTTAGCGACTTTCCTCCCTTTATACACCACAGCGGCAGCAATGCAAAATGCAGCTCAGGTCACTGGACGGTTAAGGCCTGCTCCCCAAGCGAGCTTCCCCCTCGGGCATAAATTGTACAACTGAATGGCGCTTTTTGCCTATTAAAAAGCTACCATCGGTGAGAAACATAAAGTTTTTCCAATTGCGTTTAAACACATCAAAGCGGGTTTCAAGCACCTCCTGCCGTGACAAGCAGAAGTAAACCGTGGTGTTATCTTGCCAATCCAAAAATTCAGCAATCGCCTCTGGAAACTCCTCACCGGCTTCCCAGGGTTGCTCCCAGCTTAAGGAGTCTTGCCAACTGCCCGTCTGACCGACCCAATCATTGCTATCAAAAAAGTCTGGATGGTCTTTTTCATTACTGATCATGGTGCTCCATAACACCGCTGAACGCTGAGGGGTCATGGGCTTTATCAAGGCTAAGTCAGGCTCTGCAACGGGTAAATCTTGGTGCTTAAATACCCACGCTTTTTTATAATCATTTAAGGCAATATAATTCATCTTTCAACACCGAGCTTGTTCATGGCGCAATTGTATCATCTCAACGCGTCATATTCGGCTTTTTATTTTGTTCTATTAAGCGAGCGCAACAATGCAAATCATCCCTGGCATATATCGCCATTATAAAGGCAACGAATACCGTGTTTATGGCTTGGCCAAACACAGCGAGAGCGAAGAAACTTTGGTGCTTTATCAACCCTTGTATGGTGAGCAGGGTTTGTGGGTCAGACCGCTGAGTATGTTTGTAGAAAACGTCACGGTCGCAGGGCAAACGCAACCGCGCTTTGCATTGCTAGAGCCCGAGCCGGGGTTGGCAGCAAAAAGCGGAATATGGCAAGATGGGGAAAACTCATCTGACCACAAGAAGTAAAAGCATGTTTAAAGGTACTGATCAATACATCGCCACCGCGGCACTGCAACAAGCGGTTAACGCCGCCATCGTGTTAGAAAAACCACTGTTGATTAAAGGTGAGCCGGGGACTGGTAAAACACTACTGGCAGAAGAATTAGCACGCAGTTTAGACACTGAGCTTATCCAATGGCATATCAAGTCAACCACCAAAGCCCAACAAGGCTTGTATGAGTACGATGCGGTGTCACGCTTACGCGATAGCCAACTGGGCGACCCGCGAGTGAATGATGTTAGTAATTACATTATTAAAGGCAAATTGTGGCAAGCGTTTAGCGCCGAAAAGCGCCCGGTACTGCTGATTGACGAAATAGACAAGGCCGATATTGAGTTCCCTAATGACTTACTGTTGGAGCTCGATAAAATGGAATTTCATGTCTATGAAACCAAAGAGCAGGTAAAGGCTAAGGTACGCCCCATCGTCATCATTACCTCCAATAACGAAAAAGAATTACCTGATGCTTTCTTACGCCGCTGTTTTTTCCACTACATCGACTTCCCCAGCAAAGCAGAAATGCAGCAAATTATCGACGTTCACTACCCCGACATTAAGGCCAATTTAGTGCAGCGTGCCTTAGAGAGCTTTTTCCAGCTACGCGAAACCCCTAATTTAAAGAAAAAGCCCAGCACCAGCGAACTGTTAGACTGGTTAAAACTGCTGATGGCAGAAGACATTGACGCCGATACACTACACGATAAGTCCAATCAAGGCGGCTTAATGCCACTGTTTGGCGCGCTACTTAAAAACGAGCAAGACGTCTCTTTAGTAGAAAAGCTCGCCTTTATGAGTCGTCGTTAATATGCTGATAGACTTTGTACTCACCCTCAGACGCTATGGCATCAAAGCGAGCTTGCGGGAGCTGCTAGACTGTTTAGAGGCGCTCGATAAAGAAGTGTGTTTTGCTAACTTAGATGACTTTTACTTTTTAGCCAAAACCATTTTTGTTAAAGACGAAACCTTGTTTGATAAGTTTGACCGCGCCTTTGCCGACTACTTCGAAGGCATCGACTCGGTGGACTTATTCTCTCAGTTGCAACAGCAGCAACTGCCAGCAGATTGGTTACGCAAAGAGTTTGAAAAGTCGCTATCCGAGGAAGAAAAAGCCAAGCTCAAGTCTATGGGCGGCTTAGATAAATTAATCGAAACCCTAAAAGAACGTTTGGCTGAGCAGCAAAAACGCCATGCGGGGGGTAATAAGTGGGTTGGTACTGGCGGCACTTCGCCGTTTGGTGCCTACGGCTATAACCCTGAGGGGATCCGCATAGGCCAAGATGGCAGTCGACATCGCCGCGCAGTAAAGGTGTGGGATAAACGCCAGTACCGCAACTTAGACGCCAATACTGATATCAGTAGTCGCAATATTAAACTGGCACTCAAACAGCTACGTAAGTTTGCCCGCAGTGGCGCCAGCGATCAGCTCGACCTCAACGAAACCATTCGTGCTACCGCCCGCCAAGGGGGCATGCTCGATGTCAAAATGGCACCAGAGCGCCACAACTCGGTGAAAGTGTTAATGCTGTTCGATATTGGCGGCTCCATGGACGACCATATTGAGCTGTGTGAGCAACTGTTTAGTGCCGCCCATAGCGAGTTTAAGCACTTAGAGTTCTTTTATTTTCATAACTGTGTGTATGAACACGTGTGGCAAGACAACAACCGCCGCGACAGTGAGCTACTTGATACCTATCAGCTCATTAATCGCTATGGCTCGGATTATCGCTTAATCTTTGTTGGCGATGCCACCATGGGGCCATACGAAATCACCTACCCCGGCGGCAGTGTTGAGCACTGGAATGAAGAAGCCGGTGCCGCTTGGCTGCAACGCTTAACCAATCACTTTGAAAAAGTCGCTTGGTTAAATCCGCAGCCACAAAGCCATTGGCCTTATTATTATTCTATAGGTTTAATCGATGAGCTGATGGCAAAACGCATGTATCCACTGACGGTGGAAGGGCTTAGTCAGGCGTTTAAGGCACTAAGCTAGTTTCACGCTTTCTTACTTTGGGTAAGAAAGCGCACCGCTTAGCTTAATTATCTTGTGCTTCGATGGGTTCTAGTTGTAGTTTTGAAGCAATAAGTACCGCTTGAGTACGGTTATAGACCCCAAGCTTTCTGAAAATGGCGGTAATATGTGCTTTTACCGTGGCTTCCGAAATATTGAGCTCGTAGGCTATCTGTTTATTTAGCAAGCCTTCATGAAGATACTGCAACACCTTGTATTGCTGTGGCGTCAATGAAGCCACCTGCTGGGCCAGCTCTTTGTCATCGCTTTCAAGTTCAGCCACTTTATCTTTCATGCCTTCCGGTAACCAGGTATCCCCTTCTAGCACTTGCTCAATGGCTTCGGTGATTTGCTCTACTGAGGCGGCTTTGGGAATAAAGCCCATGGCACCATAGCCCATCACTTTGGAAATAATGGCGAGGTCTTCGCTACCCGATACCACCACAACAGGGAGACTAGGATGATCCTCACGGATCCGAATAAGCCCATACAAATCGCCATTACCTGGCATATGTAAATCGAGCAGCAGTAAGTCTAAATCTTCTTGTTGTTGTAAGACCGAGAGCGTAGTGTCAAAGTTTTCAGATTCGAACACCTCTAACGCCTCGAATTGCGCTTTTAGTGCTCCTTTTAGCGCCTCTCGAAACAGCGGGTGATCATCCGCGATTAAAAACTGATACATGCTATGCTCCTAAAAAATCGGCTGTTATCACAGAGATAACAGCCGTTATAGTATGTTTATATTAGAGCACAATTCAAGTTATTGAGTTAACGATTCAATCTATTTTCGATCAACTCGTCAACCACACTCGGATCGGCTAGTGTTGAAGTGTCGCCCAACTGTTGGTACTCGTTGGCGGCAATTTTGCGTAAAATGCGACGCATGATTTTGCCAGAGCGGGTTTTTGGCAGCCCAGGCGACCACTGGATCATGTCGGGCGTGGCAATGGGGCTGAGCTCTTTACGCACCCAGTTTCTTACCTCTTTGGTAAGCTCATCACTGACACTAACGCCCTCGTTTGGCGTGATATAAACATAAATGCCTTGGCCTTTAATATCGTGGGGAAAACCCACTACAGCGGCTTCTGCCACGGCTTCATGGGCCACCAAGGCACTTTCGATTTCAGCGGTACCGAGACGGTGCCCAGAAACATTGAGTACATCATCCACTCGGCCGGTGATCCAGTAATAGCCGTCTTCATCACGACGACAACCGTCACCGGTAAAGTAAACACCAGGGTAAGCAGAGAAATAAGTTTGTTCAAAGCGCTCATGGTCACCATAGACTGTACGCGCTTGTGATGGCCAGCTGTCTAAGATAACCAAGTTACCATCGACCGCGCCCTCTAGGTTGTTACCCTCAGCATCAAATAATGCCGGTGCAATACCAAAGAAAGGACGAGTTGCTGAGCCTGGCTTCAAGGCGGTTGCCCCCGGTAATGGCGTGATCATGATGCCACCGGTTTCGGTTTGCCACCAAGTATCCACGATTGGGCAGTTACTGTTACCTATTTGCTCATAATACCAAGACCAGGCTTCTGGGTTGATAGGCTCACCCACAGAGCCCAAAATACGTAAGCTATCGCGCTTAGAGGTGGCGGTTGGCTCATCGCCTTTGGCCATCAGCGCACGAATGGCAGTGGGAGCCGTGTATAAAATGGTAACATTATGCTTATCTACGATTTCACCAATGCGGCCGGCACCTGGATAGGTTGGCACCCCTTCAAAAATAACCTGAGTACAGCCGTTAACCAGTGGACCATAAGCAATGTAGCTGTGACCGGTGATCCAGCCAACATCGGCGCTACACCAATAGACGTCGTCCTCTTGTAGGTCAAACACGTACTCATGAGTCATGGAAGTATAAACTAAGTAGCCGCCGGTGCTGTGTACTACCCCTTTAGGCTGACCCGTTGACCCTGATGTATAAAGAATAAATAGCGGGTCTTCGGCGTTCATCATTTCTGGCTCGCACTCTGGCGCTTGATCAGCCACCAAGTCGTGCCACCAAACATCGTGACTGTTCCATTCCACTTCACCACCGGTAAGCTGGTGTACCACCACGTGCTCAATAGTCGTCACGCCCGACTGTGATACCGCTTCATCCACATTGGCTTTAAGTGGCACACAATTACCACCGCGGCGCCCTTCATCTGAGGTGATCACCACTTTGGCACCAGAGTCTTTGATGCGGTCAGCAATGGCCGAGGGCGAGAAACCGCCAAACACCACTGAGTGCACCGCACCAATACGGGCACACGCTTGCATGGCATAAATCGCTTGCGGTGTCATCGGCATATAAATAGCCACTCTGTCGCCCTTCTCGACCCCTAGCTTTTTCAAGCCATTAGCGAATTTCGCTACTTCGTCGTGCAACTGTTGATAGCTAATGTGCTCGCTCTGCTCTGGGTTGTCGCCTTCCCAAATCAATGCAGTTTTGTTGGCGTTTTTTTCTAAGTGTCTGTCAATACAGTTATAAGAGGCATTCAAGACACCGTCTTCAAACCACTTGATACTAATGTGGCCTTTATCAAACGAGGTGTTTTTAACTTTGCTGTAAGGCTTAAACCAATCTAGACGTTGACCGTGCTCTTGCCAAAACGCGGCGGGGTCATCAACTGACTTTTTATATAGTTTTTGATATTGCTCGTCATTGATAAGTGCTGCGTTCTTGATGTTATCAGGAACGGGGTAAATGCTCTGTGACATAGTCATCTCCATAATATTTTGAAGCCTAGTCTCAACCGTTATTACTAGACACGCTTAACTTAAGGATCACTCACACTCGCACGATTAAGTATTAGACCTTAGTTGTAGTGGTTAAAGTCTGGTGCGTTTTTCAGACACCAGCTAGCTGGTTCTAAATTAATACATGCCCCCTGTCACTGCAACTTCTCGACTCGCACGCGGCATCTTCCACCTTAGTCTAATAGACCAATAGGTAATTGAGTAAAAACCAACCATCAACAACAGTTAGGGGGATTTAACTGAATTGCGCTGCTGCATGGGTAAGATGTTAGCTCTCGCCGCACAGCCACAGAGGAACTAGATATGACAACGAACAAAATTAATAAGAAGCTGCTCGCAGTTGCTATAAGTAGTTTGTGTGCTCTACCTGCCGCGGCAGCAGAGATAGGTGATACCAGCGTTAACTACGGTGGTTATGTCAAACTAGATGGCATTTGGAGTGACTTCTCTGACGGTGCTCTTGGGTCTCAGCATATTGGCCGCGACTTTTATGTGCCTGGAACCACCCCAGTGGGCACCAATAGCGACAGCGATGCCGTGTTTGACATGCATGCCCGCCAATCTCGCTTTAACCTAGCCACCGCAACCAAGCTAGACGATGGCAGCAGCATCAAAACTAAAATTGAACTGGACTTTATTGCTTCAACCGGCGGTAATGAGCGAGTGACTAACTCCTATTCGCCACGTATTCGCCAGGCGTTTGTGACCTATAAGGGTTGGCTATTTGGTCAAGCTTGGTCAAACTTTCAAAACGTCAGTGCCCTGCCTGAAACCCTCGACTTCGTAGGCCCCGCTGAAGGCACAGTGTTTGCTCGCCAAGCCATGGTAAAATACACCACTGGAAACTGGTCTTTCTCAGCAGAAAACCCTGAGAGCACCGTGACCACCGCAAACAGTGGCCGCGTAGTAACCGATGATGCCAGCATGCCGGATTTCACTGCCCGCTACACCATGAAAGCGGATTGGGGTCATATTGCGGTTGCCGCTTTAGCGCGGCAAGTTACCTATAAAGTTGGCGGCGCCGATGAGTCAGAAAGCTCACTGGGCATAAGCGCCTCGGGTCGGGTTAACTTTGGCAAAAACAACCTCAAGTTTATGCTGACGCAAGGTCAAGGTTTAGGCCGTTATGTTGGTCTGAATGTCGCCAATGGCGCCGTGTATGATGGCAACTCACTGCATGCCATTGATTCCACCTCAGGTTTTGTTGCTTATCAACACCACTGGACTGAGCAGCTACGCTCGACCTTCTTATATTCTTTCTTTAGTGCCGACAACGAGGCCGATTTACTAAGTATCACTGGCGACCCAACAGAGTCGAGCATGAGCTACAGTGCTAACCTTCTTTATTCACCTGTGAAGAAGCTTACCTTTGGCGCGGAATACAAAGTGGGTACTCGAGAAACTGAAAGTGGCCTAGAAGGTGACTTAGACAGGCTACAGCTCTCGGTGAAATACGTATTTTAAGCTAATTGGATAACAGACGTTCACTTCCTAACTGCGGCCCTTGGGCCGCTTTTTTATGCTCGATTGAGAGTAATACTACTGCTGGCCTGGCGTTAAATGGGCTGGTACCTTAACGCGCTTTGCCAATCACTGAGTTCTCTTTTCATCATGATATTCACTATTGGGTTTTAGCAATTCACATTAATCCTTCCGCAGTTTGAGCGAGTAAGCTTTCCGCGAAGCTAGCTATGTTAAAGGTTTCTTATTTAGACCAAAGCGATTGAGAGGTTTTTATCTTGCCTGGATAGGTGCCGGTAAGCTTAGTGATTGCAGAACGTAGGAGCGGTGTTATCGGCATAGTTCTCTTGCCTCTAATACCAATTCGCTTAATTAAGTGGTCTATTTGAGGCGAGATAATTCTGGCGATAGCAAGGCGAAAATTTTGCTATTTAGTTGTTCTAAATGAGAAATTTTTAACGCAGTTAGCGTCGAATTTGCTCCCTCAAATTGAGCAAGTATTAATGCGGATTGGTATAGCGAGCCACTTAATAAAGCAAATTGCCATAAAAAAACCCTGCCGCTGGCAGGGTTTTGCAAACTAACCAATATTAAAACACGTTATCTGGCGTTGGCGTTCTTCATGTAATCAAAGAACTTGCTATCCGGTGATAGCACCATAACGTCGTTTTTGTTTTTAAAGGTCTTTTTATACGCCTCTAAAGAACGTACAAAGCTAAAGAACTCAGGGTCTTTATTGTATGCTTCGGCGTAGATATTCGCCGCAGTGGCATCACCTTGACCACGCACTGCACGGGCATTACGCTCGGCATCGGCCAACATAACCGTGACACGTCTATCCACTTCCGCGCGGATTTTCTCGGCTTTTTCTTGACCCTCAGAACGGTGCTCTTTCGCTACCGCCTGACGCTCAGCACGCATACGTTGGAAAATTGAGTTACTGACTTCGTTTGGCAGGTTAATCTGCTTAACACGAACATCAAGTACCTCAATACCCAGCTCTGTGGCACTTTCAGAAGCTTGCACTAGCGCTTCTTCCATCAGCTCACTACGCTCACCAGAAACAATTTCTTTAATGGTGCGCGAACCAAAGTTAGTTCTTAGGCCGTTATTCACTTTCTGCTTTAGTAGCGTCTCAGCGTATTGCTTGTCACCACGAGCACGCAGGTAGAACGCACTGAAATCGTTTACTCGCCACTTCACGTAGGAGTCCACGATCAAGTCTTTTTTCTCGCTGGTAACGAAACGGTCAGGCTGGCCATCAAGCGTTTGAATACGGGCATCGATTTTACGTACCTGACTGAAAAATGGCACTTTAAAATGCAATCCCGGCGCGTAAACAACAGCATCGCCGTTGCTGTCTTTTTGCACCTTACTAAAGAGCAATACAA from Pseudoalteromonas sp. UG3-2 encodes the following:
- a CDS encoding protein-L-isoaspartate(D-aspartate) O-methyltransferase, whose translation is MLNNYQGSAKALVELLEQQGVSEPQVLDAIANTPRHLFVDEVLKHKSYENTALPIGQGQTISQPYIVAKMTEVLLQVGVQGKVLEIGTGSGYQTAVLAQLFEQVCSVERLKSLQWQARRRLHLLDLYNVTMKHGDGWLGWQNKAPFAGIIVTAAAERVPDALLAQLQEGGAMVIPIGVESQVLTLFVKRGEQFIRHELAPVRFVPLVAGEVS
- the surE gene encoding 5'/3'-nucleotidase SurE, yielding MKILLSNDDGVHAKGIAVLHQALSQIADVTVIAPDRNCSGASHSLTLLNPLRATTLDNGFISVNGTPTDCVHLGVSKLVDEVPDLVVAGINNGANLGDDTLYSGTVAAATEGRHLGLPAIAVSLCSKQENHYETAAQVTVEIIKKLANHPLPKDQIININVPDIPVHDLKGMKVTRLGARHKADTMTEQVDPWGRSVYWYGTLGHESDAGEGTDFHAVNNGYAAITPLKVDMTAHDSIDAVASWLS
- the truD gene encoding tRNA pseudouridine(13) synthase TruD, whose protein sequence is MSELNYLYGKPQSDADFKAHAEDFRVDEVLDIPFTGEGEHVCLQVIKKGENTVYVAKQIAALAGVAPREVSYAGIKDRHGVCSQWFSVPVAIKKSLDFSQLNSDSIVVAQQIRHNRKLRTGCHKGNRFAITLRQVSEPLDILSRINAVRQGVPNYFGEQRFGHDGHNLEMAERLFAGEKIRDKKLRGLVLSAARSHIFNAIVSRRVAEHGLAKTWHREVFLLNGSNAFFESDIDCELIERLLQQDILLSAPLVGKGDKGLVPQEQEWLLEFAKWHQGVAEFGMKNERRALRLIPEELGVEQLDASTLTLSFTLPKGTFATALLRELVNYRDASKKVRTSATEAN
- the ispF gene encoding 2-C-methyl-D-erythritol 2,4-cyclodiphosphate synthase, whose product is MIRIGHGFDVHKFGGVGPLTICGEKIPYEQGFIAHSDGDVAIHALCDALLGALALGDIGKHFPDTASEFENIDSRILLRRVMAQVAERGYQVGNIDVTIVAQAPKMRPHIDAMRSNLAADCGAELNQVNVKATTTEKLGFEGRKEGISSHAVVLLVKS
- the ispD gene encoding 2-C-methyl-D-erythritol 4-phosphate cytidylyltransferase; translated protein: MKENHNLAVIVPAAGVGSRMQAEMPKQYIPLLGKPILSHTLDKLAQLDCINHFMVAVSQQDSYFNASFLPDSRFACCDGGKERADSVLLALQALAPQQPDWVLVHDAARPLVDLTDIERLILACLQQQQGGILAAKVKDTIKRGAHLVSETVPRADLWQAFTPQMFPYHMLLQALQSGLQAGANITDEASAMELAGETVQLVTARTDNLKITTPEDLPLAEFIIQQQGKQDD
- the ftsB gene encoding cell division protein FtsB; this encodes MRFFQLALLSLALFIQYRLWFGHNGVEDYSRIKSAVKSHQETNANLSKRNKLLKADIEDLKLGLEGVEERARHELGMIKPGETFIRVLPKVPNERKP
- a CDS encoding DUF2947 domain-containing protein gives rise to the protein MNYIALNDYKKAWVFKHQDLPVAEPDLALIKPMTPQRSAVLWSTMISNEKDHPDFFDSNDWVGQTGSWQDSLSWEQPWEAGEEFPEAIAEFLDWQDNTTVYFCLSRQEVLETRFDVFKRNWKNFMFLTDGSFLIGKKRHSVVQFMPEGEARLGSRP
- a CDS encoding DUF1653 domain-containing protein produces the protein MQIIPGIYRHYKGNEYRVYGLAKHSESEETLVLYQPLYGEQGLWVRPLSMFVENVTVAGQTQPRFALLEPEPGLAAKSGIWQDGENSSDHKK
- a CDS encoding AAA family ATPase is translated as MFKGTDQYIATAALQQAVNAAIVLEKPLLIKGEPGTGKTLLAEELARSLDTELIQWHIKSTTKAQQGLYEYDAVSRLRDSQLGDPRVNDVSNYIIKGKLWQAFSAEKRPVLLIDEIDKADIEFPNDLLLELDKMEFHVYETKEQVKAKVRPIVIITSNNEKELPDAFLRRCFFHYIDFPSKAEMQQIIDVHYPDIKANLVQRALESFFQLRETPNLKKKPSTSELLDWLKLLMAEDIDADTLHDKSNQGGLMPLFGALLKNEQDVSLVEKLAFMSRR
- a CDS encoding vWA domain-containing protein; this translates as MLIDFVLTLRRYGIKASLRELLDCLEALDKEVCFANLDDFYFLAKTIFVKDETLFDKFDRAFADYFEGIDSVDLFSQLQQQQLPADWLRKEFEKSLSEEEKAKLKSMGGLDKLIETLKERLAEQQKRHAGGNKWVGTGGTSPFGAYGYNPEGIRIGQDGSRHRRAVKVWDKRQYRNLDANTDISSRNIKLALKQLRKFARSGASDQLDLNETIRATARQGGMLDVKMAPERHNSVKVLMLFDIGGSMDDHIELCEQLFSAAHSEFKHLEFFYFHNCVYEHVWQDNNRRDSELLDTYQLINRYGSDYRLIFVGDATMGPYEITYPGGSVEHWNEEAGAAWLQRLTNHFEKVAWLNPQPQSHWPYYYSIGLIDELMAKRMYPLTVEGLSQAFKALS